Proteins encoded together in one Mycobacterium sp. MS1601 window:
- the gyrB gene encoding DNA topoisomerase (ATP-hydrolyzing) subunit B — protein MQRCSAAHAQPQGDASNVAAQDQYGADSIKVLEGLEAVRKRPGMYIGSTGERGLHHLIWEVVDNAVDEAMAGFATKVDVRILEDGGVEVADDGRGIPVAMHSTGIPTIDVVMTVLHAGGKFEEGAYQVSGGLHGVGVSVVNALSTRLEADVRKDGYEWFQTYDRSVPGTLRQGGKTRESGTTIRFWADPDIFETTTYDFETVARRLQEMAFLNKGLTINLSDERVTAVEVVDEVVSDTAEAPKSAEEKAAESTAPHKIKKRTFHYPGGLVDFVKHINRTKTAIQASVIDFDGKGPGHEVEIAMQWNAGYSESVHTFANTINTHEGGTHEEGFRAALTTVVNKYAKDKKLLKDKDPNLTGDDIREGLAAVISVKVSQPQFEGQTKTKLGNTEVKSFVQKICNEELQHWFDANPAEAKIVVNKAVSSAQARMAARKARELVRRKSATDLGGLPGKLADCRSTDPSKSELYVVEGDSAGGSAKSGRDSMFQAILPLRGKIINVEKARIDRVLKNTEVQAIITALGTGIHDEFDIARLRYHKIVLMADADVDGQHISTLLLTLLFRFMRPLIENGHVFLAQPPLYKLKWQRSEPEFAYSDRERDGLLETGRAAGKKINADDGIQRYKGLGEMDAKELWETTMDPSVRVLRQITLDDAAAADELFSILMGEDVEARRSFITRNAKDVRFLDV, from the coding sequence CTGCAGCGGTGCTCGGCCGCGCATGCACAACCCCAAGGAGACGCGTCCAACGTGGCTGCCCAAGACCAGTACGGTGCCGATTCGATCAAGGTTCTCGAAGGACTCGAGGCAGTTCGGAAACGGCCCGGCATGTATATCGGTTCCACGGGCGAGCGAGGTCTGCACCACCTGATCTGGGAGGTCGTCGACAACGCGGTGGACGAGGCCATGGCCGGCTTCGCCACCAAGGTCGACGTCCGGATCCTCGAAGACGGTGGCGTCGAGGTCGCCGATGACGGCCGTGGCATTCCGGTCGCCATGCACTCCACTGGTATCCCGACCATCGACGTCGTCATGACGGTCCTGCACGCCGGCGGCAAATTCGAGGAAGGTGCCTACCAGGTCTCCGGCGGCCTGCACGGCGTGGGTGTCTCCGTCGTCAACGCGCTGTCCACGCGGCTGGAAGCCGATGTCCGCAAGGACGGCTACGAATGGTTTCAGACCTATGACCGCTCCGTGCCGGGAACCTTGAGGCAGGGCGGCAAGACCCGCGAATCCGGCACCACCATTCGATTCTGGGCCGACCCTGACATCTTCGAAACCACCACCTATGACTTCGAGACCGTGGCACGCCGACTGCAGGAGATGGCCTTCCTCAACAAGGGTCTGACCATCAACCTCAGTGACGAGCGGGTGACCGCGGTCGAGGTGGTCGACGAAGTGGTGAGCGACACCGCGGAAGCCCCGAAGTCAGCGGAGGAGAAGGCCGCCGAATCAACTGCGCCGCACAAGATCAAGAAGCGCACCTTCCACTACCCGGGTGGTCTGGTGGATTTCGTCAAGCACATCAACCGCACCAAGACCGCGATCCAGGCCAGTGTCATCGACTTCGACGGCAAGGGACCTGGTCACGAGGTCGAGATTGCGATGCAGTGGAACGCAGGCTACTCGGAGTCCGTGCACACTTTCGCCAACACCATCAACACCCACGAAGGTGGCACGCACGAAGAAGGGTTCCGCGCCGCACTCACCACCGTGGTGAACAAGTACGCCAAAGACAAGAAACTGCTCAAGGACAAGGATCCCAACCTCACCGGCGACGATATCCGCGAAGGCCTGGCCGCGGTCATCTCGGTGAAGGTGTCTCAGCCCCAGTTCGAAGGGCAGACGAAGACCAAACTGGGTAACACCGAGGTCAAGTCGTTTGTGCAGAAGATCTGCAACGAGGAACTGCAGCACTGGTTCGACGCGAATCCGGCCGAAGCCAAGATCGTGGTCAACAAGGCGGTCTCCTCGGCGCAGGCCCGGATGGCTGCGCGCAAAGCCCGAGAGCTGGTGCGGCGCAAGAGTGCCACCGATCTGGGCGGCCTGCCTGGCAAGCTGGCCGACTGCCGCTCCACCGATCCCAGCAAGTCCGAACTGTATGTGGTGGAGGGTGATTCCGCCGGCGGCTCGGCCAAGAGCGGCCGTGACTCGATGTTCCAGGCGATCCTGCCGTTGCGCGGCAAGATCATCAACGTGGAGAAGGCCCGCATCGACCGGGTGCTGAAGAACACCGAAGTCCAGGCCATCATCACCGCTTTGGGCACCGGTATCCACGACGAGTTCGACATTGCCCGGCTGCGCTATCACAAGATCGTGCTGATGGCTGATGCCGACGTTGACGGCCAACACATTTCGACGCTGCTGCTGACACTGCTGTTCAGGTTCATGCGCCCGCTGATCGAGAACGGACACGTGTTCTTGGCCCAGCCGCCGCTGTACAAGCTGAAATGGCAACGTAGCGAGCCGGAGTTCGCGTACTCAGACCGCGAGCGCGACGGCCTTCTCGAAACCGGGCGCGCCGCGGGTAAGAAGATCAACGCCGACGACGGTATCCAGCGGTACAAGGGTCTGGGCGAAATGGATGCCAAGGAGCTGTGGGAAACCACCATGGACCCCTCGGTGCGGGTGCTGCGTCAGATCACTCTCGACGACGCCGCGGCCGCCGACGAACTGTTCTCCATCCTGATGGGTGAGGACGTCGAAGCACGTCGCAGCTTTATCACCCGCAATGCCAAAGACGTTCGCTTCCTTGATGTTTAA
- a CDS encoding DUF3566 domain-containing protein, which yields MSSPKDPGHAAPGDSPANGHGGERTGAGARPASPPARVGEGGEVPPWQRGAGRPQQSGPARPVESQRPSAPPERPTRYLAGTAAPGAQAPTDATKEYASELPDLSAAAPRPQQQRKPAEAPSAQRSGGGRVQVAPRTKDGPVRASMQIRRVDPWSAMKVSLLLSVALFFVWMIAVAVLYLVLGGMGVWTKLNSNVGDLLTSTSGSTGGELVSSGTIFGGALLIGLVNIVLLTALATVGAFIYNVTTDIVGGVEVTLADRD from the coding sequence GTGAGTTCACCGAAGGACCCGGGTCACGCCGCACCCGGGGATAGTCCCGCCAACGGACACGGGGGCGAGCGGACGGGAGCGGGCGCCAGGCCCGCCTCGCCGCCCGCCCGCGTGGGTGAGGGCGGCGAGGTACCGCCGTGGCAGCGTGGGGCCGGCCGGCCCCAGCAGTCCGGCCCGGCCCGGCCCGTCGAATCCCAGCGTCCGTCCGCCCCGCCTGAGCGACCAACCCGCTACCTGGCGGGTACGGCTGCCCCTGGCGCCCAGGCACCGACAGATGCCACCAAGGAATACGCCAGCGAGCTGCCGGACCTCTCCGCGGCAGCCCCGCGGCCGCAGCAGCAGCGCAAGCCGGCCGAGGCGCCGTCGGCGCAACGCTCCGGCGGCGGACGTGTCCAGGTGGCCCCCCGCACCAAGGATGGTCCGGTGCGCGCCAGCATGCAGATCCGCCGAGTGGACCCGTGGAGCGCGATGAAGGTGTCGCTGCTGCTGTCCGTCGCGCTGTTCTTCGTGTGGATGATCGCTGTCGCGGTGCTGTACCTGGTGCTCGGCGGTATGGGCGTGTGGACGAAGCTCAACAGCAACGTCGGTGACCTGCTGACCAGCACCAGCGGCAGCACCGGTGGTGAACTGGTTTCCAGTGGCACCATTTTCGGCGGGGCTTTGCTGATCGGGTTGGTGAACATCGTCTTGCTGACCGCGCTGGCCACGGTGGGGGCGTTCATCTACAACGTCACCACCGACATCGTCGGCGGCGTGGAAGTCACCTTGGCTGACCGGGACTGA
- the gyrA gene encoding DNA gyrase subunit A, which translates to MTDTMPPEGEAGDRIEPVDIQQEMQRSYIDYAMSVIVGRALPEVRDGLKPVHRRVLYAMYDSGFRPDRGHAKSARSVAETMGNYHPHGDSSIYDTLVRMAQPWSLRYPLVDGQGNFGSPGNDPPAAMRYTEARLTPLAMEMLREIDEETVDFIPNYDGRVQEPTVLPSRFPNLLANGSGGIAVGMATNIPPHNLRELAEAVYWCLENHEADEEATLAAVMERVKGPDFPTHGLIVGSSGINDTYNTGRGSIRMRGVVEIEEDSKGRTSLVITELPYQVNHDNFITSIAEQVRDAKLTGISNIEDQSSDRVGLRIVVELKRDAVAKVVLNNLYKHTQLQTSFGANMLSIVDGVPRTLRLDQMIRLYVAHQLDVINRRTRYRLRKANERAHILRGLVKALDALDEVIALIRASASADVARTGLMELLDVDEIQAQAILDMQLRRLAALERQRIVDDLAKIEAEIADLEDILAKPERQRAIVRDELKEIADKYGDDRRTRIIAADGDVTDEDLIQREDVVVTITETGYAKRTKTDLYRSQKRGGKGVQGAGLKQDDIVAHFFVCSTHDWILFFTTQGRVYRAKAYDLPEMSRTARGQHVANLLAFQPEERIAQVIQIKSYQDAPYLVLATRNGLVKKSKLEDFDSNRSGGIVAVNLRDGDELVGAVLCSAEDDLLLVSANGQSIRFSATDEALRPMGRATSGVQGMRFNDDDRLLSLNVVVEGTYLLVATAGGYAKRTAIDEYTVQGRGGKGILTIQYDRKRGSLVGALIVDDETELYAITSGGGIIRTAARQVRKAGRQTKGVRLMNLGDGDTLLAIARNAEDSDSEELENNEELEAGTGNEPEA; encoded by the coding sequence ATGACTGACACCATGCCGCCGGAAGGCGAAGCCGGCGACCGTATCGAACCGGTTGACATCCAGCAGGAGATGCAGCGCAGCTACATCGACTACGCCATGAGCGTCATCGTCGGTCGTGCGCTGCCGGAGGTCCGCGACGGCCTCAAGCCGGTGCACCGCCGAGTGCTCTACGCGATGTACGACTCGGGGTTCCGTCCTGACCGTGGCCACGCGAAATCCGCACGCTCGGTTGCCGAGACGATGGGTAACTACCATCCCCACGGCGACTCGTCGATCTACGACACCCTGGTCCGGATGGCGCAGCCGTGGTCACTGCGCTATCCGCTGGTGGACGGACAGGGCAACTTCGGCTCGCCGGGCAACGATCCGCCGGCCGCCATGCGATACACCGAAGCGCGGCTCACTCCCCTGGCCATGGAGATGCTGCGTGAAATCGACGAGGAGACAGTCGATTTCATCCCGAACTATGACGGCCGGGTGCAGGAGCCCACGGTCCTGCCGAGCCGGTTCCCCAACCTGCTCGCAAATGGTTCCGGCGGTATCGCCGTCGGTATGGCCACCAACATCCCGCCGCACAACCTGCGGGAGCTGGCCGAAGCCGTCTACTGGTGCCTGGAGAACCACGAGGCCGACGAAGAGGCCACGTTGGCGGCGGTGATGGAACGGGTCAAGGGTCCCGACTTCCCCACGCACGGACTGATTGTCGGCTCGTCGGGCATCAACGACACCTACAACACCGGCCGCGGCTCCATTCGCATGCGCGGCGTCGTCGAGATCGAGGAAGACAGCAAGGGCCGCACTTCCCTTGTCATCACCGAACTTCCGTATCAGGTCAACCACGACAACTTCATCACGTCCATCGCGGAGCAGGTCCGCGACGCCAAGCTGACCGGCATCTCGAACATCGAGGACCAGTCCAGTGACCGTGTCGGTCTGCGCATCGTCGTCGAGCTGAAACGTGACGCCGTGGCCAAGGTGGTGCTGAACAACCTCTACAAGCACACCCAGCTGCAGACCAGCTTCGGCGCGAACATGCTGTCCATCGTCGACGGGGTGCCGCGCACCCTGCGGCTGGACCAGATGATCCGTCTGTACGTGGCCCATCAGCTCGATGTCATCAACCGGCGCACCCGGTACCGGTTGCGCAAGGCCAACGAGCGGGCCCACATCCTGCGTGGTTTGGTCAAGGCGCTCGACGCACTCGACGAAGTGATCGCCTTGATCCGGGCGTCGGCCAGTGCGGACGTGGCGCGCACCGGCTTGATGGAACTGCTGGATGTCGACGAGATCCAGGCCCAGGCCATCCTCGACATGCAGCTGCGCCGCCTGGCTGCCCTCGAACGTCAGCGCATCGTCGACGATCTGGCCAAGATCGAAGCCGAGATCGCCGACCTCGAGGACATCCTGGCCAAGCCGGAGCGCCAGCGTGCCATCGTCCGTGACGAACTCAAGGAGATCGCCGACAAGTACGGCGACGACCGTCGTACCCGGATCATCGCCGCCGACGGTGACGTCACCGACGAGGACCTGATCCAGCGCGAGGACGTCGTAGTCACCATCACCGAGACGGGGTACGCCAAGCGCACCAAGACCGACCTCTATCGCAGCCAGAAGCGCGGCGGTAAGGGTGTGCAGGGTGCGGGGCTCAAGCAGGACGACATCGTCGCGCACTTCTTCGTGTGCTCGACGCACGACTGGATCCTGTTCTTCACCACGCAGGGCCGGGTCTACCGGGCCAAGGCCTACGACCTTCCGGAGATGTCGCGCACGGCACGAGGCCAGCACGTGGCGAACCTGCTGGCGTTCCAGCCCGAGGAGCGCATCGCCCAGGTCATCCAGATCAAGAGCTACCAAGATGCGCCCTATCTGGTACTGGCCACCCGCAACGGTCTGGTCAAGAAGTCCAAGCTCGAAGACTTCGACTCCAACCGCTCCGGGGGCATCGTCGCGGTGAACCTGCGCGACGGCGACGAACTGGTGGGCGCGGTGCTGTGCTCTGCCGAGGATGACCTGCTGCTGGTTTCGGCCAACGGTCAGTCGATCCGCTTCTCGGCAACCGATGAGGCGCTACGACCGATGGGTCGTGCCACCTCCGGTGTCCAGGGCATGCGGTTCAACGACGACGATCGCCTGTTGTCGCTGAATGTCGTGGTCGAAGGAACGTATCTGCTGGTCGCGACGGCCGGTGGTTACGCCAAGCGCACCGCCATCGACGAGTACACCGTGCAGGGTCGTGGCGGCAAAGGCATCCTCACCATCCAGTACGACCGTAAGCGTGGCAGTCTGGTCGGTGCATTGATCGTCGATGACGAGACGGAGTTGTATGCCATCACCTCGGGCGGCGGGATCATCCGGACCGCGGCCCGCCAGGTTCGCAAGGCGGGGCGTCAGACCAAGGGCGTTCGCTTGATGAACCTGGGTGACGGCGACACACTGTTGGCGATCGCGCGCAATGCCGAGGATTCCGACTCAGAGGAACTCGAGAACAACGAGGAACTCGAAGCCGGCACCGGCAACGAGCCCGAGGCCTGA
- a CDS encoding DUF721 family protein, whose protein sequence is MTNENSFDSEDGPVKPPPHLAHLSGMDLVRRTLEEARGAARSQGKDTGRGGRSPAPKRVGGARSRRAWSGPGPDRRDPQTLAAAVRDLAATRGWNKQVAEGAVFGQWNTVVGEQIASHATPTSLRDGVLSVSAESTAWATQLRMVQSQLLAKIAAAVGDGVVTSMKITGPTAPSWRKGPRHIAGRGPRDTYG, encoded by the coding sequence ATGACGAACGAGAACTCGTTCGATTCCGAGGACGGCCCCGTCAAACCTCCCCCGCATCTGGCCCATCTGTCGGGGATGGATCTGGTTCGGCGCACTCTGGAAGAGGCCCGCGGTGCGGCCAGGAGTCAGGGTAAGGACACCGGCCGCGGTGGCCGCTCCCCCGCGCCGAAGCGCGTCGGCGGCGCTCGCAGCAGGCGGGCCTGGTCGGGTCCGGGTCCGGACCGACGTGATCCGCAGACGCTCGCCGCCGCGGTCCGCGATCTTGCGGCCACACGCGGCTGGAACAAGCAGGTGGCCGAGGGCGCAGTTTTCGGACAGTGGAACACGGTGGTCGGCGAACAGATCGCTTCCCACGCCACGCCGACGTCGCTGCGCGACGGAGTGCTCAGTGTGTCCGCCGAGTCCACCGCCTGGGCGACGCAGTTGCGGATGGTCCAGTCACAACTGCTGGCCAAGATCGCCGCCGCCGTGGGCGACGGTGTGGTGACGTCGATGAAGATCACCGGACCCACAGCTCCGTCGTGGCGCAAGGGCCCCCGACACATCGCCGGGCGTGGTCCCCGCGACACCTACGGTTGA
- the recF gene encoding DNA replication/repair protein RecF (All proteins in this family for which functions are known are DNA-binding proteins that assist the filamentation of RecA onto DNA for the initiation of recombination or recombinational repair.) produces the protein MFVRHLGLRDFRSWETVDLDLEPGRTVFIGPNGHGKTNLVEALWYSSTLNSHRVATDAPLIRSGAGRALVSTIVVNEGRELAVDLEIAAGRANKARLNRSPVRSPREVLGVLHAVLFAPEDLALVRGDPSERRRYLDDLATVRRPRIAAVRTDYDKVLKQRTALLKTATGGRYRRDSSVLDTLDVWDGHLAAHGAELIAARLQLVAALGPEVEKAYQVLAPPSRPASINYRSSVEQVREVGAAEDVEFLEAALLDALARRRDAELERGVCLVGPHRDDLELWLGEQPAKGYASHGESWSMALALRLASYELLRQESSDPVLLLDDVFAELDNARRRALAAVAASAEQVLVTAAVEEDVPAEWDVRRIRVDLQESDHGRISVVTS, from the coding sequence GTGTTCGTCCGCCACCTCGGCTTGCGCGATTTCCGCTCCTGGGAGACTGTCGACCTGGATCTCGAACCGGGACGCACGGTCTTCATCGGTCCGAATGGCCACGGCAAAACCAATCTGGTTGAGGCGCTGTGGTACTCGTCGACCTTGAATTCGCATCGAGTCGCAACCGACGCGCCGCTGATCCGGTCAGGTGCCGGACGCGCACTGGTATCGACAATCGTGGTGAACGAGGGTCGGGAACTGGCGGTGGATCTGGAGATCGCGGCCGGCCGGGCGAACAAGGCCCGGCTCAACCGGTCCCCTGTTCGGAGCCCACGTGAAGTGCTCGGTGTCTTGCATGCAGTTCTGTTCGCACCGGAAGATCTGGCGCTGGTTCGCGGCGACCCCAGTGAACGACGCCGGTATCTCGATGACCTGGCAACGGTGCGGAGACCCCGAATAGCTGCTGTCCGTACAGATTACGACAAAGTGCTCAAGCAGCGAACAGCTCTGCTGAAAACCGCTACCGGCGGTCGGTATCGCAGAGACAGTTCGGTGCTGGACACCCTCGATGTCTGGGACGGGCATCTGGCAGCGCATGGTGCTGAGCTGATCGCCGCCCGGCTGCAGCTTGTCGCGGCATTGGGACCCGAAGTCGAGAAGGCGTACCAGGTGCTGGCGCCGCCGTCGCGGCCCGCGTCGATCAACTACCGGAGTTCGGTGGAGCAGGTGCGAGAAGTTGGTGCCGCCGAGGATGTCGAGTTCCTGGAGGCGGCGCTGCTGGACGCACTGGCCCGGCGCCGTGATGCCGAACTCGAACGAGGTGTCTGCCTGGTGGGTCCGCACCGCGATGATCTGGAGCTCTGGCTGGGGGAACAGCCAGCGAAAGGTTATGCCAGCCACGGAGAATCGTGGTCCATGGCCTTGGCGCTGCGGCTGGCGTCCTATGAGCTGCTGCGCCAAGAGAGCAGTGACCCGGTGTTGCTTCTCGACGATGTCTTCGCCGAACTGGACAATGCGCGCCGTCGGGCGCTGGCTGCCGTGGCTGCCTCGGCAGAGCAGGTTCTGGTCACCGCCGCCGTGGAAGAGGATGTACCGGCAGAGTGGGATGTCCGACGGATCCGTGTTGATCTGCAAGAATCCGATCACGGACGAATTTCGGTGGTGACATCATGA
- a CDS encoding FAD binding domain-containing protein, translating to MTVDLHPTDWATAVEYASVCGAVVVSGGTAVQPWLNTTGSRPAFLVHLRDIPDIDAVHDTSTQLQLGAMVTIDNPSLIPWFGREGPGWFATAAVRARATVVGNAVSRLSPAELGPLLTAVDGRVQTTSGQSLPVADVIGDGAGEGQLATAIRLRRPDRISFHRVSPRSRVSRIELGLCAAVGNGCGAALVVTPGGRPYPVAGGADGPCADFIGAVRERFIQLRADDQRGLDTITELARRVHHDLHTGTTAR from the coding sequence ATGACCGTCGACCTGCATCCCACCGACTGGGCTACCGCTGTCGAATACGCCTCCGTGTGCGGGGCGGTGGTGGTCTCCGGTGGCACGGCGGTTCAGCCGTGGCTCAACACCACCGGGTCCAGACCTGCGTTCCTGGTTCATCTCCGCGACATCCCCGACATCGATGCCGTCCATGACACCTCGACGCAGCTGCAGCTGGGCGCCATGGTCACCATCGACAATCCGTCGTTGATCCCGTGGTTCGGCCGCGAAGGCCCCGGTTGGTTCGCCACCGCCGCTGTGCGTGCACGCGCGACGGTGGTGGGCAACGCGGTGTCACGGTTGAGCCCCGCCGAACTCGGACCGCTGTTGACCGCGGTGGACGGTCGCGTCCAGACCACGTCCGGACAGTCGCTGCCAGTGGCCGACGTGATCGGCGACGGCGCCGGCGAAGGGCAATTGGCGACGGCGATCCGGCTGCGGCGTCCGGACCGGATCAGCTTTCACCGCGTGTCCCCACGGTCGCGCGTCAGCAGAATCGAACTCGGGTTGTGCGCAGCTGTGGGCAACGGCTGCGGGGCCGCGCTGGTGGTCACACCAGGTGGCCGGCCCTATCCGGTGGCCGGCGGCGCCGACGGCCCATGCGCGGACTTCATCGGTGCGGTCCGGGAAAGGTTTATCCAGCTACGGGCCGATGATCAGCGCGGGCTCGACACCATCACGGAACTCGCCCGGCGGGTGCATCACGACCTCCACACCGGCACCACCGCCCGATGA
- a CDS encoding xanthine dehydrogenase family protein molybdopterin-binding subunit has product MTGVPAPIGVPAPRSDALAKLTGEFAYATAVHADGELHAVTVRSTVASAVLRGVDSTSALAVDGAVLVLTGADIPGRRLGSKTADQPVLADGVVRHHGEAVAVVIAETSTAAHEMARRLDVTYLPTRPLLDPELATSPHAPLVGSEHNVIAEHRTTRGSGRGEVVITRRWSTGRQDAAFLAPEAGVAVPHPDGTVHLTIASQDLHSDHAQVTRALGLDPGRLVIHNSGIGGAFGGREDITLQAHLVLAALRTGRPVRMHYSRRESLAGHPSRHPMVSDVELTCRPTGEFVSLTVNTVLDGGAYASTSTPVSAIVHDFSAGMYRFAAVDVHTRAVYTNNPPAGAMRGFGATQACFLIESTVDAAAAELGQHPTELRHRNLLYPGEPLAITGQPLDGCADPRDVLTAAWAAPPPHTPPEPHRRRGIGIALGIKSAGLGHGKSDPATAAVVVTATGVTVESSAAEVGQGVTDVLRRIVGAQLPGLPVTVTAMPTSFPTAGGSKASRQTMASGGAAHRAAAEVRRELDAALGPGWTPTQLSAYLGDRTLRRQCTFDGPPTTAHHPHKAFQIVGHRMTVDVDLDTGQPAVVQAICVQDCGRALDPVAVRGQLIGGTVQGIGFALWEECRIDGDGIQTTTGFGDYLIPTAADVPDVRAVLLEVPHPELAYGAKGIGEGPLVSSPAAVAAAVRSATMLEHAGIPLWRGAPAAGAPR; this is encoded by the coding sequence GTGACCGGAGTTCCCGCACCGATCGGGGTGCCCGCACCCCGATCGGACGCATTGGCCAAGCTGACCGGTGAATTCGCCTATGCCACCGCCGTGCACGCCGACGGTGAACTGCACGCCGTCACGGTCCGCAGCACCGTCGCCAGTGCGGTGCTGCGCGGCGTGGACTCCACATCGGCGCTGGCCGTCGACGGCGCCGTACTGGTGTTGACCGGGGCGGACATCCCAGGGCGGCGGCTGGGGTCCAAGACCGCAGATCAACCCGTTCTCGCCGACGGTGTGGTGCGCCACCACGGTGAGGCCGTGGCGGTGGTGATCGCCGAAACCTCCACAGCTGCACACGAAATGGCGCGCCGCCTCGATGTCACCTACCTTCCGACCCGCCCCCTGCTGGATCCCGAGCTCGCGACATCACCGCATGCGCCGCTGGTCGGGTCAGAGCACAATGTAATCGCCGAACATCGCACCACCCGCGGATCGGGTCGCGGCGAGGTCGTGATCACCCGCCGGTGGAGCACCGGGCGCCAAGACGCCGCGTTTCTGGCCCCCGAGGCCGGCGTCGCCGTTCCCCACCCGGACGGTACGGTGCACCTCACCATCGCCTCCCAAGACCTGCACAGCGACCACGCTCAGGTGACCCGTGCGCTGGGACTCGACCCGGGCCGTCTCGTCATCCACAACAGTGGAATCGGCGGTGCCTTCGGTGGCCGTGAGGACATCACCCTGCAGGCGCACCTGGTGCTTGCCGCCCTGCGCACGGGCCGGCCCGTCCGGATGCACTACAGCCGCCGGGAATCTTTGGCCGGCCATCCCAGCCGTCACCCCATGGTCAGCGATGTCGAACTCACGTGTCGTCCCACCGGAGAGTTCGTGTCGCTGACGGTCAATACCGTCCTGGACGGAGGCGCGTACGCGTCCACCTCGACACCGGTGTCGGCCATCGTGCACGACTTCAGCGCGGGCATGTACCGCTTCGCAGCGGTGGACGTCCACACCCGGGCGGTGTACACCAACAATCCACCTGCGGGAGCCATGCGCGGCTTCGGGGCCACCCAGGCCTGCTTCCTCATCGAATCCACCGTGGACGCCGCCGCCGCCGAACTGGGCCAGCATCCCACCGAACTGCGGCACCGCAATCTGCTGTATCCCGGTGAGCCCCTGGCCATCACCGGACAGCCCCTCGACGGCTGTGCCGATCCGCGCGATGTCCTCACGGCGGCATGGGCCGCTCCGCCACCGCACACACCCCCGGAGCCACACCGTCGCCGCGGCATCGGGATCGCGTTGGGAATCAAGAGCGCCGGCCTGGGCCACGGCAAATCCGACCCAGCCACCGCCGCAGTGGTCGTGACCGCAACAGGCGTCACCGTCGAATCCTCCGCAGCCGAGGTGGGGCAGGGCGTGACCGATGTGTTGCGGCGCATCGTCGGGGCGCAACTGCCGGGACTCCCGGTGACGGTGACCGCGATGCCCACCTCGTTTCCCACCGCCGGCGGCAGCAAGGCCAGCAGGCAGACCATGGCCAGCGGCGGGGCCGCACACCGCGCCGCCGCCGAGGTCCGTCGTGAACTCGATGCCGCCCTGGGCCCGGGCTGGACGCCCACACAGCTGTCCGCCTATCTCGGTGACCGCACCCTGCGCCGGCAATGCACCTTCGACGGCCCGCCCACCACGGCTCACCACCCGCACAAGGCTTTTCAGATCGTCGGCCACCGGATGACCGTCGACGTCGACCTCGACACCGGACAACCGGCGGTGGTTCAGGCCATCTGTGTACAGGACTGCGGGCGTGCCCTCGACCCGGTGGCCGTACGCGGACAGTTGATCGGGGGCACCGTTCAGGGGATCGGCTTCGCACTGTGGGAGGAATGCAGGATTGATGGCGACGGAATCCAGACAACCACCGGATTCGGTGACTACCTGATTCCGACCGCAGCGGACGTCCCTGATGTACGCGCGGTGCTACTCGAGGTACCCCACCCCGAGTTGGCTTATGGCGCAAAGGGAATCGGTGAAGGCCCGCTGGTGTCGTCACCCGCAGCTGTGGCGGCGGCGGTGCGTTCTGCCACGATGCTGGAGCACGCAGGCATTCCGCTGTGGCGCGGTGCGCCCGCGGCGGGCGCACCGCGATGA
- a CDS encoding 2Fe-2S iron-sulfur cluster-binding protein: MTAFDVDGTSVPLPQTGTHSLWDALEAGGVDVPHGCGTGHCGACTVLLDGRPTPACIVPKAAAAGAAVRTARTTALIQLIESMAAAGAVQCGFCSPGMVVTLSWAIRGAVAQGQCLDEHQVRELLVGHLCRCTGYTAVVHAAVATCRTMLEDSRPS, encoded by the coding sequence ATGACCGCCTTCGACGTCGACGGCACCAGCGTGCCGCTGCCTCAGACGGGCACCCACAGCCTGTGGGATGCGCTGGAGGCCGGGGGAGTGGACGTGCCCCACGGTTGCGGCACCGGCCACTGCGGTGCGTGCACGGTGCTGCTCGACGGCAGACCCACACCGGCGTGCATCGTGCCCAAGGCAGCGGCGGCGGGAGCGGCGGTACGCACCGCCCGGACCACCGCACTGATACAGCTGATCGAATCCATGGCCGCCGCAGGAGCAGTGCAATGCGGGTTTTGCTCGCCGGGCATGGTCGTGACCTTGTCGTGGGCGATTCGCGGTGCGGTCGCGCAGGGGCAGTGCCTGGACGAGCACCAGGTGCGGGAACTACTGGTGGGTCATCTGTGCCGCTGCACGGGGTACACCGCCGTGGTCCACGCTGCGGTGGCCACCTGCCGGACGATGCTGGAAGACAGTCGCCCGTCTTGA